In one window of Acidovorax sp. HDW3 DNA:
- the rpsR gene encoding 30S ribosomal protein S18 encodes MATFKKFNKDKRPKRNSQSLLFKRKRFCRFTVAGVEEIDYKDVDTLRDFIAENGKIIPARLTGTRAIYQRQLNTAIKRARFLALLPYSDQHKI; translated from the coding sequence ATGGCCACCTTCAAGAAATTCAACAAGGACAAGCGTCCCAAGCGCAACTCCCAGTCGCTGCTGTTCAAGCGCAAGCGCTTCTGCCGCTTCACCGTCGCTGGCGTCGAAGAAATCGACTACAAGGACGTGGACACCCTGCGCGACTTCATCGCTGAAAACGGCAAGATCATCCCCGCGCGCCTGACCGGCACGCGCGCCATCTACCAGCGCCAGCTCAACACCGCCATCAAGCGCGCCCGCTTCCTGGCCCTGCTGCCCTACAGCGACCAGCACAAGATCTAA
- the rplI gene encoding 50S ribosomal protein L9, whose protein sequence is MQIILLDKVVNLGNLGEIVKVKDGYARNFLIPTGRARRATAAAKAEFEAKRAELEKAAAEKLAAAQAQGEKLAGTTVKLTQKAGVDGRLFGSVTNHDICEEINKLGYQLVKSQIRMPGLIKTVGDTTLSVALHTDVVVEVTVSVYGETA, encoded by the coding sequence ATGCAAATCATTCTGCTCGACAAGGTCGTGAACCTCGGCAACCTCGGCGAAATCGTCAAGGTCAAAGACGGCTACGCCCGCAACTTCCTGATCCCCACCGGCCGCGCCCGCCGCGCCACTGCCGCTGCCAAGGCCGAGTTCGAAGCCAAGCGCGCCGAACTGGAAAAGGCTGCTGCTGAAAAGCTCGCTGCTGCCCAGGCACAAGGCGAGAAGCTCGCTGGCACCACCGTCAAGCTGACCCAGAAGGCCGGTGTCGATGGCCGCCTGTTCGGCTCGGTCACCAACCACGACATCTGCGAAGAAATCAACAAGCTGGGCTACCAGCTGGTGAAGTCGCAGATCCGTATGCCTGGCCTGATCAAGACCGTGGGCGACACCACGCTGAGCGTGGCGCTGCACACCGACGTGGTGGTCGAAGTGACGGTTTCCGTCTACGGCGAAACCGCCTAA
- the dnaB gene encoding replicative DNA helicase: MSAVMPPLDDDFLSMPPPLDREVAQLRVPPHSMESESSVLGGLLLDNNAWDRIGDVLGESDFYRHEHRLIFTAISGLINASKPADVITVYEQLQGLGKAEEVGGLVYLNQLAQYVPSATNIRRYAEIVRERAILRKLVTASEDIATNAFSPQGRTVERILDEAEAKIFAIGEEGSRTKQGFQSLDTLVIDLLDRVQEMADNPVDVTGVPTGFADLDRMTSGLQAGDLVVLAARPSMGKTSFAVNIAEHVALNEGLPVAIFSMEMGAAQLAVRIVGSIGRVNQGNLRTGKLSDEEWPRLTEAIERLRTVSLHIDETPGLTPTELRANARRLARQCGKLGLIVVDYLQLMSGSGAASSDNRATELGEISRGLKMLAKELQCPVIALSQLNRSVEQRTDKRPMMSDLRESGAIEQDADIIMFIYRDDYYNKDSSEPNIAEVIIGKQRNGPTGTVKLFFQKNQTRFENLAMGGDGY, encoded by the coding sequence ATGTCTGCCGTGATGCCGCCGCTCGACGACGATTTTCTTTCCATGCCGCCGCCGCTCGATCGTGAGGTGGCACAGCTGCGCGTGCCGCCGCATTCGATGGAGTCGGAGTCGAGCGTGCTCGGCGGCCTGCTGCTGGACAACAACGCCTGGGACCGCATTGGCGACGTGCTGGGGGAGAGTGACTTTTACCGCCACGAGCACCGGCTGATTTTTACCGCCATCAGCGGCCTGATCAACGCCAGCAAGCCGGCGGACGTGATCACGGTGTATGAGCAGCTGCAGGGCCTGGGCAAGGCCGAGGAGGTTGGCGGGCTGGTGTACCTGAACCAGCTGGCGCAGTACGTGCCCAGCGCCACCAACATCCGCCGCTACGCCGAGATCGTGCGCGAGCGCGCCATTTTGCGCAAACTCGTCACCGCCAGCGAAGACATTGCCACCAACGCCTTCAGCCCGCAGGGGCGCACGGTCGAGCGCATCCTGGACGAGGCGGAGGCGAAGATTTTTGCCATTGGCGAAGAGGGCTCGCGCACCAAGCAGGGCTTTCAGTCGCTCGACACCCTGGTGATCGACCTGCTCGACCGCGTGCAGGAGATGGCCGACAACCCGGTGGACGTGACCGGCGTGCCCACCGGCTTTGCCGATCTTGACCGCATGACCAGCGGCCTGCAGGCGGGCGACCTGGTGGTGCTGGCGGCGCGCCCCTCCATGGGCAAGACCTCGTTCGCCGTCAACATTGCCGAGCACGTGGCGCTCAACGAAGGGCTGCCGGTGGCGATTTTCTCGATGGAAATGGGTGCGGCGCAGTTGGCGGTGCGTATCGTCGGCTCCATCGGCCGCGTGAACCAGGGCAATCTGCGTACCGGCAAGCTCAGCGACGAGGAATGGCCGCGCCTGACCGAGGCCATCGAGCGCCTGCGCACCGTCAGCCTGCACATCGACGAAACCCCGGGCCTGACGCCCACCGAGCTGCGCGCCAACGCCCGGCGCCTGGCGCGCCAGTGCGGCAAGCTCGGCCTGATCGTGGTGGACTATTTGCAGCTCATGAGCGGCTCGGGTGCCGCCAGTTCGGACAACCGTGCCACGGAGCTGGGCGAAATCTCACGCGGCCTGAAAATGCTGGCGAAGGAACTGCAGTGCCCGGTGATTGCGCTCTCGCAGCTCAACCGCTCGGTCGAGCAGCGCACCGACAAGCGCCCCATGATGAGCGATCTGCGCGAATCGGGCGCCATCGAGCAGGATGCAGACATCATCATGTTCATCTACCGCGACGACTACTACAACAAGGATTCGAGCGAGCCCAACATTGCCGAGGTCATCATCGGCAAGCAGCGTAACGGCCCGACCGGCACGGTCAAGCTGTTCTTCCAGAAGAACCAGACGCGCTTTGAAAACCTCGCCATGGGCGGCGATGGGTATTGA
- a CDS encoding PhoH family protein, protein MPLPPAPTQRAARLNADAFNTSKATPKRSKKTAAAAAPEPIATAHSAPVPVAAPAPTTAATPVRARTSRAPTKASSTPSPAAKPGKARSSGPRKLFVLDTNVLLHDPTCLFRFEEHDIFLPMIVLEEMDAHKKGMTEVARNGRQVSRSLDALVATQGGDLCNGIPLDATGQRTASGKLFFQTAPLPYQLPASLPQGKADNQILGVVEALRAQQPGREVVLVSKDINMRVKARALGLPAEDYQNDKALDDDDLLYAGVLALPPDFWSKAGKKIESWQSGAHTYYRISGPLAAGLMINQFVYFEAPGEPSLYARVTEIRDKTAVLETLKDYGHAKNAVWGVTTRNREQNFAMNLLMDPEVDFVTLTGQAGTGKTLLTLAAALSQVLDERRYSEIIMTRATVSVGEDIGFLPGTEEEKMGPWMGALDDNLEFLAKGDGGNAGEWGRAATNDLIRSRIKIKSMNFMRGRTFLDKFVIIDEAQNLTPKQMKTLITRAGPGTKIICMGNLAQIDTPYLTEGSSGLTFAVDRFKGWPHSGHITLARGERSRLADFASEVL, encoded by the coding sequence ATGCCCCTGCCCCCCGCCCCCACCCAACGCGCAGCCCGCCTCAACGCCGACGCTTTCAACACCAGCAAAGCCACGCCCAAGCGCAGCAAAAAAACGGCTGCAGCTGCCGCTCCCGAGCCCATCGCCACGGCGCACAGCGCACCCGTACCCGTCGCTGCGCCCGCACCCACCACCGCAGCCACACCTGTACGCGCACGCACCAGCCGCGCCCCGACCAAGGCCAGCAGCACCCCATCGCCTGCAGCCAAGCCCGGCAAGGCGCGCAGCAGCGGCCCGCGCAAGCTGTTCGTGCTCGACACCAACGTGCTGCTGCACGACCCCACCTGCCTATTTCGCTTCGAGGAGCACGACATCTTCCTGCCGATGATCGTGCTCGAAGAGATGGATGCGCACAAAAAAGGCATGACCGAGGTGGCACGCAACGGCCGCCAGGTCAGCCGCTCGCTCGACGCCCTGGTGGCGACGCAAGGCGGCGACCTGTGCAACGGCATCCCGCTGGACGCCACCGGCCAGCGCACTGCCAGCGGCAAGCTGTTCTTCCAGACCGCCCCCCTGCCCTACCAGCTGCCCGCCAGCCTGCCCCAGGGCAAGGCCGACAACCAGATCCTGGGCGTGGTCGAGGCCCTGCGCGCACAGCAGCCCGGGCGCGAGGTGGTGCTGGTGTCCAAGGACATCAACATGCGCGTCAAGGCCCGCGCCCTGGGCCTGCCCGCCGAGGACTACCAGAACGACAAGGCGCTCGACGACGACGACCTGCTGTACGCCGGCGTACTCGCCCTGCCACCCGATTTTTGGAGCAAGGCCGGCAAGAAGATCGAGAGCTGGCAAAGCGGCGCCCACACCTACTACCGCATCAGCGGCCCGCTGGCAGCGGGGCTGATGATCAACCAGTTCGTCTACTTCGAGGCCCCGGGCGAGCCCAGCCTGTACGCGCGCGTGACCGAGATCCGCGACAAGACCGCCGTCCTTGAAACCCTCAAGGACTACGGCCACGCCAAGAATGCCGTCTGGGGCGTGACCACGCGCAACCGCGAGCAGAACTTCGCCATGAACCTGCTCATGGACCCGGAGGTGGACTTCGTCACCCTCACCGGCCAGGCCGGCACCGGCAAGACGCTCTTGACCCTGGCCGCCGCCCTGAGCCAGGTGCTCGACGAGCGCCGCTACAGCGAGATCATCATGACCCGCGCCACCGTCAGCGTGGGCGAGGACATTGGCTTCCTGCCCGGCACCGAGGAAGAAAAAATGGGCCCCTGGATGGGCGCACTGGACGACAACCTGGAATTCTTGGCCAAAGGCGACGGCGGCAACGCCGGCGAGTGGGGGCGCGCCGCGACCAACGATTTGATCAGGAGCCGCATCAAGATCAAGAGCATGAACTTCATGCGCGGGCGCACCTTCCTCGACAAGTTCGTCATCATCGACGAGGCGCAGAACCTCACGCCCAAGCAGATGAAGACCCTCATCACCCGCGCCGGCCCCGGCACCAAGATCATCTGCATGGGCAACCTGGCGCAGATCGACACGCCCTACCTCACCGAGGGCAGCTCGGGCCTGACCTTTGCCGTCGATCGCTTCAAGGGCTGGCCGCACAGCGGCCACATCACCTTAGCGCGCGGCGAGCGCTCGCGCCTGGCAGACTTTGCCAGCGAAGTGCTTTAA
- a CDS encoding peroxiredoxin, translating to MAIVVNKPLPEFEANATGGIKVSNLSHQGQILVLYFYPKDNTPGCTTEAMQFRDKYKDFVKAGAAVFGVSRDNMKSHDDFKEKLELPFELIADTEEKMCHMFGVVKNKIMYGKKVKGIERSTFLINADGILAQEWRGLKVPGHVDEVLKAVKSLKALKKAA from the coding sequence ATGGCGATCGTTGTCAACAAGCCCCTCCCCGAATTTGAAGCGAACGCCACCGGCGGCATCAAGGTCTCCAACCTCTCACACCAGGGGCAGATTCTGGTGCTGTACTTCTACCCCAAGGACAACACCCCCGGCTGCACCACCGAGGCGATGCAGTTTCGTGACAAGTACAAGGATTTTGTCAAAGCCGGCGCCGCCGTCTTTGGCGTCTCGCGCGACAACATGAAATCGCACGACGATTTCAAGGAAAAACTCGAACTGCCGTTTGAGCTCATCGCCGACACCGAAGAAAAAATGTGCCATATGTTCGGCGTGGTGAAAAACAAAATCATGTACGGCAAAAAGGTCAAGGGCATCGAGCGCAGCACCTTCCTCATCAACGCCGACGGCATCCTGGCCCAGGAATGGCGCGGCCTGAAAGTGCCCGGCCATGTGGACGAAGTGCTCAAGGCCGTCAAATCCCTCAAGGCACTGAAAAAAGCCGCCTGA
- a CDS encoding Mth938-like domain-containing protein, with product MKFQPDPASIQSISRHGPGWVQVGPDKIAHSVLLGPNGLRQPWDCTRFDALTAAHFAALAALDVELVLFGSGERLRFVPPAWLAPLMQRRIGVETMDSAAACRTYNFLLAEDRRVALALLLETP from the coding sequence ATGAAATTCCAGCCCGATCCCGCCAGCATCCAATCCATCAGCCGCCACGGCCCCGGCTGGGTGCAGGTCGGGCCTGACAAGATCGCACACAGCGTTTTGCTCGGTCCCAACGGCCTGCGCCAGCCCTGGGACTGCACACGCTTTGACGCGCTGACGGCAGCGCACTTTGCGGCCCTGGCCGCACTGGACGTGGAGCTGGTGCTGTTTGGCAGCGGCGAGCGCCTGCGCTTTGTGCCACCCGCCTGGCTCGCGCCCCTGATGCAGCGGCGCATCGGCGTCGAAACCATGGACAGCGCCGCCGCCTGCCGCACCTACAACTTTTTGCTCGCCGAAGACCGCCGCGTCGCCCTGGCCCTGCTGCTGGAAACCCCCTGA
- a CDS encoding pyridoxal phosphate-dependent aminotransferase yields MKTVRKSAKLNHVLYDVRGPIVDAARQMEDEGQKIIKLNIGNMAPFGFDAPEEVQQDMIRNLPNSAGYSDSKGIFAARKAVMHYTQQLGIAGVALDDIYLGNGASELIVMATNALLNDGDELLVPMPDYPLWTAATSLSGGKPVHYRCDEDNGWLPDLADMRAKITERTRGIVVINPNNPTGVLYPVALLRGIIEIAREHGLVLLVDEVYDKVLYDGVTFTSMASLSTDVLTLTFNSLSKAYRSCGYRAGWMVLSGPKQDARDYIEGLNMLANLKLGSNVPGQWAIQTALGGYQSINDLVKEGGRLRRQRDLAYELITQIPGVTCVKPQAALYMFPRLDPAMYPIADDRQFFMQVLRATRVMLVQGSGFNYPDNQHFRIVFLPHEDDLREAINRLAGFLAQYRLRHAPVAQDV; encoded by the coding sequence ATGAAAACTGTCCGCAAATCCGCCAAGCTCAACCATGTTCTCTACGACGTTCGCGGCCCCATCGTGGACGCAGCGCGGCAGATGGAGGACGAGGGCCAGAAAATCATCAAGCTCAACATCGGCAACATGGCGCCGTTTGGTTTTGATGCGCCCGAGGAAGTGCAGCAGGACATGATCCGCAACCTGCCCAACTCGGCGGGCTACTCGGACAGCAAGGGCATTTTTGCCGCGCGCAAGGCGGTGATGCACTACACCCAGCAGCTGGGCATTGCGGGCGTGGCGCTCGACGACATTTACCTCGGCAACGGTGCCAGCGAGCTGATCGTGATGGCGACGAACGCGCTGCTCAACGATGGCGATGAGCTGCTCGTGCCCATGCCCGACTATCCGCTGTGGACAGCGGCCACCAGCCTCTCGGGCGGCAAGCCGGTGCATTACCGCTGCGACGAGGACAACGGCTGGCTGCCCGACCTGGCCGACATGCGCGCCAAGATCACTGAGCGCACGCGCGGCATCGTCGTCATCAACCCCAACAACCCCACGGGCGTGCTCTACCCGGTGGCGCTGCTGCGCGGCATCATCGAGATCGCGCGCGAGCACGGCCTGGTGCTGCTGGTCGATGAGGTCTACGACAAGGTGCTGTACGACGGCGTCACGTTCACGTCCATGGCCAGCCTGAGCACCGACGTGCTCACGCTCACGTTCAACTCGCTCTCCAAGGCCTACCGCAGCTGCGGCTACCGCGCCGGCTGGATGGTGCTCTCGGGTCCCAAGCAGGACGCGCGCGACTACATCGAGGGCCTGAACATGCTGGCCAACTTGAAGCTCGGCTCGAACGTGCCCGGCCAGTGGGCCATCCAGACGGCGCTGGGCGGCTACCAGAGCATCAACGATCTGGTCAAAGAAGGCGGGCGCCTGCGCCGCCAGCGCGACCTGGCGTACGAGCTCATCACGCAAATTCCTGGCGTCACCTGCGTCAAGCCGCAGGCGGCGCTGTACATGTTTCCGCGCCTGGACCCGGCGATGTACCCCATCGCTGACGACCGCCAGTTCTTCATGCAAGTGCTGCGCGCCACGCGCGTCATGCTGGTGCAGGGCTCGGGTTTCAACTACCCGGACAACCAGCATTTCCGCATCGTCTTCCTACCCCACGAGGACGATCTGCGCGAAGCCATCAACCGCCTGGCGGGCTTTCTGGCCCAGTACCGACTGCGCCACGCCCCGGTGGCGCAAGACGTTTGA
- a CDS encoding homoserine dehydrogenase — MKPIQVGLLGIGTVGSGVFHVLARNQEEIRRRAGRGIEIAMVADLDVARAQSVVGAGVQVVSDARAVIANPEIDIVIELIGGYGIAKQLVLEAIAAGKHVVTANKALLAVHGTEIFKAAAEKGVVVAYEAAVAGGIPIIKALREGLAANQIQWVAGIINGTTNFILSEMRDKGLDFDVVLKEAQRLGYAEADPTFDIEGVDAAHKATIMSAIAFGIPVQFDKAHVEGITKLGAADIRYAEQLGYRIKLLGITKRTDKGVELRVHPSLVPAKRLIANVEGAMNAVLVQGDAVGATLYYGKGAGSEPTASAVIADLVDITRLIEADPTHRVPPLAFQNHTLREAGQDLPILPMTEVVTSYYLRLRVADQAGVLAKVTGILAGAGISIDAMLQREADEVGGEGSTQTDLIILTHDTREGTMNDAMAQMQQLPTVLAPITRIRKEELN; from the coding sequence ATGAAACCCATCCAAGTCGGCCTGCTGGGCATTGGCACCGTGGGCAGCGGTGTGTTCCACGTACTCGCGCGCAACCAGGAAGAAATCCGCCGCCGCGCCGGTCGCGGCATTGAAATTGCCATGGTGGCCGACCTGGACGTGGCGCGCGCCCAGAGCGTGGTCGGCGCTGGCGTGCAGGTGGTGAGCGACGCGCGCGCCGTCATCGCCAACCCCGAGATCGACATCGTCATCGAGCTCATTGGCGGCTACGGCATTGCCAAGCAGCTGGTGCTCGAAGCCATCGCCGCCGGCAAGCACGTGGTCACGGCCAACAAGGCGCTGCTGGCCGTGCATGGCACGGAAATTTTCAAGGCCGCCGCCGAGAAGGGCGTGGTCGTGGCCTACGAGGCGGCCGTGGCTGGCGGTATCCCCATCATCAAGGCGCTGCGCGAAGGCCTGGCGGCCAACCAGATCCAGTGGGTGGCCGGCATCATCAATGGCACCACCAACTTCATCCTTTCGGAGATGCGCGACAAGGGCCTGGACTTCGACGTGGTCTTGAAGGAGGCCCAGCGCCTGGGCTACGCCGAGGCTGACCCGACCTTCGACATCGAGGGCGTGGACGCGGCGCACAAGGCCACCATCATGAGCGCCATCGCCTTCGGCATCCCGGTGCAGTTCGACAAGGCCCATGTGGAGGGCATCACCAAGCTCGGCGCTGCCGACATCCGCTACGCCGAGCAGCTGGGCTACCGCATCAAGCTGCTGGGCATCACCAAGCGCACCGACAAGGGCGTGGAGCTGCGCGTACATCCCAGCCTGGTGCCCGCCAAGCGCCTGATCGCCAACGTCGAGGGTGCCATGAACGCCGTGCTGGTGCAGGGCGACGCCGTGGGCGCCACGCTGTACTACGGCAAGGGCGCGGGCTCCGAGCCCACGGCCAGCGCCGTGATTGCCGACCTGGTGGACATCACGCGCCTGATCGAGGCCGACCCGACGCACCGCGTGCCGCCGCTGGCGTTCCAGAACCACACGCTGCGCGAGGCGGGGCAGGACCTGCCCATTCTGCCGATGACCGAGGTCGTCACCAGCTACTACCTGCGCCTGCGCGTGGCCGATCAGGCCGGCGTGCTGGCCAAGGTGACGGGCATCCTCGCCGGCGCCGGCATCAGCATCGACGCCATGCTGCAGCGCGAGGCCGACGAGGTGGGCGGCGAGGGCAGCACGCAAACCGACCTCATCATCCTCACCCACGACACGCGCGAAGGCACCATGAACGACGCCATGGCGCAAATGCAGCAGCTGCCGACGGTGCTCGCGCCCATCACGCGCATCCGCAAAGAGGAGCTCAACTGA
- the thrC gene encoding threonine synthase, producing the protein MRYLSTRGDATPRQFCDILLEGLAPDGGLYLPAHYPQISAARLAALRQTYAREGYAALAFEILSLYIDDIPADDLRAICAKTYTAEVFGSPAIVPVRPLEGVLHIEALSNGPTLAFKDMAMQLLGHLFEYELARRGEQLNILGATSGDTGSAAEYAMRGKKGVRVFMTSPHGRMSPFQQAQMFSLQDENIHNIAIEGVFDDCQDIVKAVSNDLEFKRRYKIGTVNSINWARLLAQVVYYFAGYFQATSSEGEKVSFTVPSGNFGNICAGHVARMMGLPIAKLVVATNENDVLDEFFRTGIYRVRGSSDTHETSSPSMDISKASNFERFVFDLLGHDAAAGAATRALFGDALARQGFFDLSADPRFQDAASRYGFASGKSTHADRLATIQDCWQRLGQMIDTHTADGVQVARAHLGTEPMVVLETALPIKFAATIEEALGRAPERPPQFNGIEDLPKRVQVMPADAQQVKDYIARHCA; encoded by the coding sequence ATGCGCTACCTCTCCACCCGGGGCGACGCCACGCCGCGCCAGTTCTGCGACATCCTGCTCGAAGGCCTGGCGCCCGACGGCGGCCTGTACCTGCCCGCGCACTACCCGCAGATTAGCGCCGCGCGCCTGGCCGCGCTGCGCCAGACCTACGCCCGCGAAGGCTACGCCGCGCTGGCGTTTGAAATCCTCTCGCTCTACATCGACGACATCCCCGCCGACGACCTGCGCGCGATCTGCGCCAAGACCTACACCGCCGAAGTCTTTGGCAGCCCGGCCATCGTCCCCGTGCGCCCGCTCGAAGGCGTGCTGCACATCGAAGCCCTGTCCAATGGCCCGACGCTGGCCTTCAAAGACATGGCCATGCAGCTCCTGGGCCACCTGTTCGAGTACGAACTGGCACGCCGGGGCGAGCAGCTCAACATCCTGGGCGCCACCAGCGGCGACACCGGCAGCGCCGCCGAATACGCCATGCGCGGCAAAAAAGGCGTGCGCGTCTTCATGACCTCGCCCCACGGGCGCATGAGCCCCTTCCAGCAGGCGCAGATGTTCAGCCTGCAGGACGAGAACATCCACAACATCGCCATCGAAGGCGTGTTCGACGACTGCCAGGACATCGTCAAGGCCGTGAGCAACGACCTGGAATTCAAGCGCCGCTACAAGATCGGCACCGTCAACTCTATCAACTGGGCGCGCCTCCTGGCGCAGGTGGTGTACTACTTCGCCGGCTACTTCCAGGCGACGTCGTCAGAAGGCGAAAAAGTCAGCTTCACCGTGCCCAGTGGCAACTTCGGCAACATCTGCGCCGGCCATGTGGCGCGCATGATGGGCCTGCCGATTGCCAAGCTGGTGGTGGCGACGAACGAGAACGACGTGCTCGACGAATTTTTCCGCACCGGCATCTACCGCGTGCGTGGCAGCAGCGACACGCACGAGACCTCCAGCCCCAGCATGGACATCAGCAAGGCCAGCAACTTCGAGCGCTTTGTGTTCGACCTGCTGGGCCACGACGCAGCAGCGGGCGCCGCCACGCGCGCGCTGTTTGGCGATGCACTGGCACGCCAAGGCTTTTTTGATTTGAGCGCCGACCCGCGCTTTCAAGACGCCGCCAGCCGCTACGGCTTTGCCAGCGGCAAGAGCACGCACGCCGACCGCCTGGCCACCATCCAGGACTGCTGGCAGCGCCTGGGCCAGATGATCGACACCCACACGGCAGACGGCGTGCAGGTGGCGCGTGCCCACCTGGGCACCGAGCCCATGGTGGTGCTGGAGACAGCCCTGCCGATCAAGTTTGCCGCCACCATCGAAGAGGCGCTGGGCCGCGCTCCCGAGCGCCCGCCCCAGTTCAACGGCATCGAGGATTTGCCCAAGCGCGTGCAGGTCATGCCTGCCGACGCCCAGCAGGTCAAGGACTACATCGCCCGGCATTGCGCCTGA
- the mobB gene encoding molybdopterin-guanine dinucleotide biosynthesis protein B — MKVVGFAGFSGAGKTTLIEQLIPLLRAQGLRVSVLKHAHHRFDIDQPGKDSWRHRQAGAFEVLLASDQRLALLRELPAPQEPDIHHLLAQFDASVDWVLVEGFKEAPIPKIEVWRAPEPGQSPRPLRYPQDDAIIAIASNAALPAPAPAPAPAPAPAPAPAPAPTVLAQLDLNAPAQLAAWLLAAGDRFDYRAPAAAPRTEA; from the coding sequence ATGAAGGTTGTCGGCTTTGCCGGCTTCTCCGGCGCGGGCAAGACCACGCTCATCGAGCAGTTGATCCCGCTGCTGCGAGCGCAGGGGCTGCGCGTCTCGGTGCTCAAGCACGCGCACCACCGCTTCGACATCGACCAGCCGGGCAAGGACAGCTGGCGCCACCGCCAGGCCGGCGCATTCGAGGTGCTGCTGGCCTCCGACCAGCGCCTGGCGCTGCTGCGCGAGCTGCCTGCGCCGCAGGAGCCCGATATCCACCACCTGCTGGCGCAGTTCGATGCCAGCGTCGATTGGGTGCTGGTCGAAGGCTTCAAGGAGGCGCCGATTCCGAAGATCGAAGTCTGGCGCGCCCCCGAGCCCGGCCAGAGCCCGCGCCCGCTGCGCTACCCGCAGGACGACGCCATCATCGCCATTGCCAGCAACGCGGCATTGCCCGCACCCGCACCCGCACCCGCACCCGCACCCGCACCCGCACCCGCGCCCGCGCCCGCGCCCACGGTACTGGCGCAGCTCGACCTCAACGCCCCGGCGCAGCTGGCCGCTTGGCTGCTGGCTGCGGGCGACCGCTTTGATTACCGGGCGCCCGCAGCGGCGCCCCGCACGGAGGCTTGA
- the glp gene encoding gephyrin-like molybdotransferase Glp, protein MQPRPPLMPFDQALAQLLAQAQPLPDIEWVDSFDADGRVLAHDQVSALQVPPFDNSAMDGYALRCADLAGVGTELPVAQRIAAGSSGQHLQPGTAARIFTGAPVPAGADAVVMQEACEALDGGARVRIQAAVQPGQNIRRAGEDIALGATVLAAGQRLGPAALGLAASIGLAQLPVHRRPRVALFSTGDELVMPGQVAPQDLPAGAIYNSNRFFLRSLLQRLGCSVTDMGIVPDTREATIAALRQASSGHDVILTSGGVSVGEEDHIKPAVQALGSLDLWQIAVKPGKPFAYGRVQSGAGAAAHFLGLPGNPVASFVTCLVLVRPFLLRLQGVADVAPKTIAVRADFDWPRADKRREFLRARLQPDGSLALFGQQGSGVLTSTAWGDGLVDNPPGQSIARGDSVRFIPFGGLLA, encoded by the coding sequence ATGCAACCCCGCCCCCCCCTCATGCCCTTTGACCAGGCCCTGGCCCAGCTGCTGGCCCAGGCCCAGCCCCTGCCCGATATTGAATGGGTAGACAGCTTTGACGCCGATGGCCGCGTGCTCGCGCACGACCAGGTCTCGGCCCTGCAGGTGCCGCCCTTCGACAACAGCGCCATGGACGGCTACGCCCTGCGCTGCGCTGATCTGGCTGGCGTCGGCACCGAGCTGCCGGTGGCGCAGCGCATCGCCGCCGGCAGCAGCGGCCAGCACCTGCAGCCGGGCACGGCGGCGCGCATCTTCACCGGCGCGCCCGTGCCCGCCGGGGCCGACGCCGTCGTCATGCAGGAAGCCTGCGAGGCCCTCGATGGCGGCGCACGCGTGCGCATCCAGGCCGCAGTGCAGCCGGGGCAGAACATTCGCCGCGCGGGCGAGGACATTGCCCTGGGCGCCACGGTGCTCGCCGCCGGCCAGCGCCTGGGCCCGGCTGCCCTCGGGCTCGCTGCCAGCATCGGCCTGGCGCAGCTGCCGGTGCACCGGCGCCCGCGCGTGGCGCTGTTTTCCACCGGCGACGAACTCGTCATGCCCGGCCAGGTGGCGCCGCAAGACCTGCCCGCAGGCGCCATCTACAACAGCAACCGCTTCTTTCTGCGCAGCCTGCTGCAGCGCCTGGGCTGCAGCGTCACCGACATGGGCATCGTCCCCGACACACGCGAGGCCACCATCGCCGCCCTGCGCCAGGCCAGCAGCGGGCACGACGTCATCCTCACCAGCGGTGGCGTCTCGGTGGGCGAGGAAGACCACATCAAGCCCGCCGTCCAGGCCCTGGGCAGCCTCGATCTGTGGCAAATCGCCGTCAAGCCCGGCAAGCCCTTTGCCTATGGCCGCGTGCAGAGCGGCGCAGGCGCGGCAGCGCACTTCCTCGGCCTGCCGGGCAACCCGGTGGCCAGCTTCGTCACCTGCCTGGTGCTGGTGCGGCCCTTCCTGCTGCGCCTGCAGGGGGTGGCGGATGTTGCTCCTAAAACAATAGCTGTTCGCGCTGATTTTGATTGGCCCCGGGCCGATAAACGCCGTGAATTCTTGCGCGCCCGCCTGCAGCCCGACGGCAGCCTGGCGCTGTTTGGCCAGCAGGGCTCGGGCGTGCTCACCTCCACCGCCTGGGGCGATGGCCTGGTGGACAACCCGCCCGGCCAGAGCATTGCGCGTGGCGACAGCGTGCGCTTCATTCCTTTTGGCGGGCTGCTGGCATGA